TGTCAATTATGAAAGATACGACAAGGAGACAAGGCTTGTTGAACTGATATTAAGGGAAGGCATGTTCAGGCCCAAGGAGGTTTTTATTCCGCGTTTCGATTTCAGTGGAGGCCTGCATATGATTCTTGTTGAATGGCTTGCCCTTCAGGATCCGGCAGGGGTTTTTTCGCCGGAAAAGCCCAGGCTTCCCGGTCAGGCATATCCAGGACTGGGCGGACTCAGAAATCTTCAGGCGATGCTTTACTTTTTCGGGGAAAACGGCGGCAAGGAGGCCGTAGTTGATGTCCCGCAGCATTATCATGCGGCTGTAATATATTCCAGGCTCTATTCCTCTATCTATAAAAGGCTCTATTCGTTTTTCTCTCCCGTGGATGCCGGGCAGCTTGAAGCAATGTCAAGGGACCTTGTCGACAGGCCGCTCGCAGATGTGTCTCTTGCCATATCCAACGGTTGTCTAATAGATGTTAATACAGGGGAAACGAAGTTCTGGAGACCAAGTGAGCAGATATATCCTACTTCAGCGCTTCTCCGCGAGTATGTCGATTCCGAGGAATACAAGGAGATAGTGGAAGACAGCTTCAGAAACTCCAAGTATGCCATAGACTGGGAAAGGTACGATAAGCTCAAACAGCAGGGTTTAAGTTATGATGCGTAAATTCGGCGTTATAGGACACGGAAGAGTCGGCGGGGCAATTTTAGCACTGTTGCAGGATTCAGGTTATACACCCGTATGGGTGGTCGAGGTTGAAAATCACAAGTCCGATATCCCGGTATATAAATCCCTGCCGGATGAGCCTCTCGGCGCCGATATCGTATTCATTACCGTCCCTGACGATCTGATATCAGAAGTGGTTTCAACAATGGCTCTGGTATGGAAAGACAAATTAAAGGGCAGAGTTGTTTTTCATATGAGCGGCCTTCATACATCGGATATCCTTGAACCGCTAAAAAAGCTCGGGGCTGAAACAGCCAGTTTTCATCCTCTGCAATCGATCATGCACCCGGAAAGCGCAAGAAAAGCCCTCAAAGGAAGTGTTTTTACGGCGGAAGGCTCGCCTAAAGCTCTTATGACCGCACGCAGGATTGCGGATAAACTGGGAGGCGAAATATTAAAAATAGCAAAGGAAGATAAGGTTATCTATCATACGGCGGCGGTTGTCGCTTCGAATTATATAACGAGCCTTGTAGCCATGGCTGAAGACCTGATGAGCGAAATAGGGTTAAAAAGGGGACATATGCTTCCCCTGATAAAGGGCACCCTTGACAACATTGAAAAGCATGGAAGGACGGCGTTGACAGGGCCGATCAGAAGAGGGGACTGGGCTACTGTCCAGCGTCATCTGAATGTTCTTTCCGAAAAATATCCCGATGTTACAGGTCTGTACCTTGCACTCGGGAGATATACTTCACGTATCGCGGGAAGACCGTGGAGGATCAATGTCGAGAATCGCTCTAAAATCGCAGGGAGAGACGAACTTTCAAGAAAAGTATGCAGGATGAAGGATCATGGACTGAAGATCGTATTCACAAACGGCTGCTTTGATATTATCCATGCGGGTCACGTGCAGTATCTTGAACAGGCCCGCAAACTGGGAGACTGTCTTGTCGTCGGGCTCAATTCCGACGATTCCGTAAGGAAGCTGAAAGGCTCAACACGCCCCATAAATAACCAGCAGGCAAGAGCCGAGGTGCTGGCCGCTTTATATGCCGTCGATTATGTGTGTGTTTTTGAAGAGGATACGCCATATGATCTAATCAAGACGCTCATGCCCGATATCCTGGTCAAAGGGGGAGACTGGGATATTGACAGCATCGTCGGTTCCGACATTGTAACAGCTGCAGGTGGAAAGGTATATTCACTGCCCTTCAGGGAAGGGTATTCCTCAACTTCAATCATTGAGAAGGCGGACGGCAATCCCCTTTCTTAGATTTTAGAGTTTTCCTGCACTTTTCAATAGCTCCGAACCGGGAGGGCTTTTTCGAAAACGGCATGCCGGGGAACCGATTGAGGACGTTAACAAACAATTAACTTGCCGATATTGAGGAAATCGATATGGATATTCACTACAGATTCATGAAAACGGGTGAAGAGGGAAGGGTGTGCGCTCTGATTGAGAAGGTGTTCAACGAATTCGTTGCTCCGGATTACGGTCAAGAGGGTGTCGATGAATTCTTCAGATTCGCCAATCCTATGGCCATGGCCAGGCGCAAAGGACCTGAACAAGTCGTTATAATAGCTGAAAAGGGGACTGATATTGTTGGAGTCATCGAGATGCGCTCCTTCAACCATATAGCGATGCTTTTTGTCGGCAGCCGGGGCGAGGGAATAGCAAAAGGGCTGTTCAAGAAGGCCGTAAATGTTTGCCTGAAAAGGCATCCCGATATTAAGACGATCACAGTCAATTCGTCGCCGTTTGCGGAGTCCATATACTCGAAGATGGGGTTCAAGGCCACAGGACCGGTTCAGGAGAAGAACGGCATCACATTCGTGCCCATGGCCTGTGATCTTAAAAGCTGACAGAATCAATAAAGCACGCGGATATGATTAAATCGAATATCTTAAAGAGGAATCTGATTGAATACAGCGATTGAGAAGATAATTCAGGAAATGGTGGATATTGAAACCAGGGGATGGGATACGAAAGACCCTGAGCCTTTCCTGTCCATGATTCATCCTGACATGGCCTGGCCGTGGCCGCCCACGGCAAACTCCCATGATCCGATTGACTGGGTCTTCGTGATGGGCCGGTTCAACAGGGAGCGCTGGCGCAGAAGCTGGCAGGGGCTTTTCGATACCCACGATCTTATCCACAACCGCCGCAATACCGTGAAGATCGAGGTCTCCAAAGAGGAGGATGCGGCGTTTGCTGTAGTCGATATCGACACCCTCTGGCGGAACAAGACCACCGGGGAGCTTTCCCACTGGAAAGGCCGGGTCTGCAAAATCTTCACGAAGCTTCAGACGGGCGAATGGAAATTCTACTATCAGACAGGCGCGCTCAATTTTCCTGGATGAGAAAAAACGTTAGAAAGGTATAAGATATATAGAGTTGGCATTAATTGAAGATCATGTGCTAAATTTTAAGTGTCGTCGCTGCACTGACGAGAGTCTGAAATAAAAGGAGGGCGGAATAACACAATGTACTGTCTGGCAGTAATACTCCTGATGCTCGTTCTGTCCGCCGGTCGTATCAGGCGGATCATACAGCCTCAATTCATGCTGAAAGATGTCTGGGGCTATTCAAGAGAGAGCGAGTCTTTCTAAATCTTTTAACAGATTAGGTGGTTCTTTTTTAGGGGGGATCGGAAATGGTTGTTGAAGATTCAACAGAAAGAAAATGGCAAAAACCCGAGTTGACAATTCTGATTCGAAATATGTCCGAAGAAGCAGTTTTAACTGGCTGCAAGGCTGGCGGATATTCGGGACCTGATACATTTGACTCCGGATGCGGAATTTTCACTTGTGCAGATTGCTCAGGTTTAAATGAATCCTGATCTTCACTGTTGTCCGAGTTCCTTGCCTTCGGAACGAATTTAAAGTGTTTGAAGTTTACCGGTCAGATTCAACTTGGGGTACGTTTTCAAATAGCTTGAACTGATGGGGATTCTGTCTGTATTCTTTTATGCCGGCACCTTCAGAAGTTATTTTATTTAAGTTGTAAATGGTTTTGTGTTCGATGAACACAGGAAGAAAATATATGAGGTTTTCAATGTAACCGGATTTACGCTTACGTGAAAATAATTACATAACGGTATTCTGAAAAGAAATCATTATTCATGTAACATATTGAAATATTTGGAATTGATATATGGCACCTTATTTGCTGTGTCTTAACTCCATATGAAAAAAATATTCATGTTTTTGATGATAACTGTCTTCTTCCCTGGTTCGGTATTCGCATCCGGTGGTGTAAGGTATGTCAGTTTTGAGAGTCTTATCCCGGAAAAGTCCGAAACCGTGCTGATTGAAGATGCCTCCGATAGTCCGAATTCGGAAATCATAAGCGGTCTGAAAATGAGTGATAACGGTGTGACCCGTATAAATGGCGGCCAGTTGATGATCAAGGTAAGCGGGTACTCCGACAGCGCTATAATGAAATATGTCAACTCAATGGGGTGTTCTCTTTCAAGAAAACTGTCACCAATGAGGTGCTCTGATGACATTGAAAGTGATCAGAATCTGAAAACAGTCAATAACGGTTTGTATATCAAAAGCGCAATTAAGGCCATAAATGACTCCGGTATATTCATACTGGCATCGGGCGGTGTCGAACTGAACAGCAGCGATGGTTCAATTTATAACCTGGCGGATTCACCGGGTATGTTTGCCGGTGGCGGTATCGGCTATTTTCTCAAAAACTGCAGCATGCAGTTTGGCTATGACAGCAAAATAGGTGCGTCAGCCTCATTCGGCATGTTGTGGTAGCCTGAAACGGGTTTGAAATTCAGGGGACCCTTAAGGTGCTGTTGCTGGAAGCTGCATCATTGTGTTCGGGAAGACAGATGCGCCCGGGCTGTACATTACCCTCAAAGGCTGTCTTAAGAACATCTTCGATGCACTCGACATATATTATTTTAATGTCTCCGAGTACTTCCGGTTCAATCTCGCCAATATCCTTTTCGTTCATTTTCGGCAGGATGACAGTGCTTATTCCTGCCCTTTTTGCTGCGAGCACTTTTTCCTTGATCCCTCCGACCGGCAGGACGATTCCCCTGAGTGTAACTTCACCTGTCATGGCCAGGTTATCTGCTGCAACTTTGCCTGTCAGCAGCGAATAGAGAGAGCTTACCATGGTGACGCCGGCCGACGGTCCGTCTTTCGGTATGGCACCCGCAGGTACATGTATGTGAACTGATTTGTCTTTTGGCAGGGGGATTCCCATTCCTCTTATGAGGCTGAGGCCGATGCGGGCTGATTCCTTCATGACATCGCCTATCTGTCCTGTAAGTATCATCTCTTCCTTTCCGTCAACCAGGGCGGACTCGATATAAAGGACTTCTCCGCCGAAGGGCGTCCAAGCCAGGCCGGTCGATATTCCGGGGATTCGTGTCCGCTTTCTGGCATCCGGAAGGTATTTTACCGCCCCCAGGGCTTCTTCGATAAATGCGATGTCCACTTTTTTTACAGGATCGCCTCCTCTGGCGATCCGTGATGCGATAACCCTCAGGACGGAAGCGATTTCCCGCTGAAGGTTGCGGACCCCCGATTCCCTTGTGTAATGTCTTATTATGTGGGTTATTGCACTGTCATCAAAGCTGATGCCGAACGATGACAGGCCGTTTGCCTCAAGTTCTTTAGGGATAAGGTAACTGGTAGCAATTCTCAGTTTATCCTCCTGGGTGTATCCTTCGATTTCAACTATCTCCATCCTGTCTCTGAGCGCTGCCGGGATCGAATCGGTTACGTTTGCCGTAGTGATGAACAGTACACTGGACAGGTCATAGGGCACGTTGAGATAATGATCGGAAAAAGTCGAATTCTGTTCCGGATCGAGCGCTTCAAGCAGAGCGGAAGCGGGATCACCCTGTGCATCCCTTGTGAGCTTGTCGATTTCGTCAAGCATGAAAACAGGATTCATAGTACCTGCGGTTTTCATGCCGTTGATGATCCTTCCCGGAAGGGCGCCTATGTAAGTCCTGCGGTGTCCGCGGATTTCAGCCTCGTCCCTGACACCGCCAAGAGAGATACGGACAAATTTTCTGCCCATAGCCCTTGCAATCGAACGGCCGAGTGAGGTCTTGCCGACTCCCGGAGGACCGGTAAAGCAGAGTATAGGACCTTTCATGTCACTTTTCAGCTTTTTTACGGAAAGATATTCAATGATGCGTTTCTTCGGGCGTTTAAGATCGAAATGGTCTTCGTTCAAGATCTCTTCAACACGGGCAATATCCAGTTCGTCTTCACTCTGTTCATGCCAGGGAAGCTCTAGTATCCAGTCCATATACGTACGGAGCGTTACATATTCGGAAGAGCCGGGCTGCATTCGCGCAAGAC
The Desulfomonilia bacterium DNA segment above includes these coding regions:
- the rfaE2 gene encoding D-glycero-beta-D-manno-heptose 1-phosphate adenylyltransferase, which gives rise to MKDHGLKIVFTNGCFDIIHAGHVQYLEQARKLGDCLVVGLNSDDSVRKLKGSTRPINNQQARAEVLAALYAVDYVCVFEEDTPYDLIKTLMPDILVKGGDWDIDSIVGSDIVTAAGGKVYSLPFREGYSSTSIIEKADGNPLS
- a CDS encoding GNAT family N-acetyltransferase, with protein sequence MDIHYRFMKTGEEGRVCALIEKVFNEFVAPDYGQEGVDEFFRFANPMAMARRKGPEQVVIIAEKGTDIVGVIEMRSFNHIAMLFVGSRGEGIAKGLFKKAVNVCLKRHPDIKTITVNSSPFAESIYSKMGFKATGPVQEKNGITFVPMACDLKS
- the lon gene encoding endopeptidase La, producing MDFFSRLFRTGREEAKDQPSPKRPKVLPVLPLKDTVLVPGALLPLLVSNSASIGLVRRFHDNNEPFVAVGIKDPKSANTDVWENIYRTGCLAYIVKLTENDSNEVSIMVRGDHKVFLESKVETSPLLKSNVIYFDEDMSITREVHALVHSTIQALNQLARLSYHSMDAAISGMAKIRDPLVLLSTVTTTLPLPVEKKQQILELKSLTDKFTLLHQVLRDELDILETSSRITEKAKGEISHAQREYYLKQQMKAIRNELGETLETENEMEDLKKEIGAKNLPEIVRKDVDKDLKRLARMQPGSSEYVTLRTYMDWILELPWHEQSEDELDIARVEEILNEDHFDLKRPKKRIIEYLSVKKLKSDMKGPILCFTGPPGVGKTSLGRSIARAMGRKFVRISLGGVRDEAEIRGHRRTYIGALPGRIINGMKTAGTMNPVFMLDEIDKLTRDAQGDPASALLEALDPEQNSTFSDHYLNVPYDLSSVLFITTANVTDSIPAALRDRMEIVEIEGYTQEDKLRIATSYLIPKELEANGLSSFGISFDDSAITHIIRHYTRESGVRNLQREIASVLRVIASRIARGGDPVKKVDIAFIEEALGAVKYLPDARKRTRIPGISTGLAWTPFGGEVLYIESALVDGKEEMILTGQIGDVMKESARIGLSLIRGMGIPLPKDKSVHIHVPAGAIPKDGPSAGVTMVSSLYSLLTGKVAADNLAMTGEVTLRGIVLPVGGIKEKVLAAKRAGISTVILPKMNEKDIGEIEPEVLGDIKIIYVECIEDVLKTAFEGNVQPGRICLPEHNDAASSNSTLRVP